Below is a window of Lodderomyces elongisporus chromosome 3, complete sequence DNA.
CTATGTGAGAAATGAGTCTCAAGCGAACGAATTGGTGAATTGGTCTGGTGTCAAGTTTGCAGGCCAATCGTTGAGATTCACCAAAGGACCTTCAGCATTGCTGGACAAGATGGGAGGTAACTCTTCAACTGGTTCAGGTTCAACGATTGAGACAATTaccaattttttgaaatcgAGGTACCAACCGGAGTTGCGAATGTTAAACTTGAGTAGTGTCAAACAAGATCCAAATTTGAACAATCAGGGTTTCTTTGGCTCCGTTTCTTTGACGTCGAAGTTCTTCCCAGCATTGATGAAAATAGCTCTGGACTTGAAACTCGATGTTGTGAGCGTAGATTTATCAAATAACGAATTGAGTGATTTATTATCACTTAGTTCCATGGCACAAACATTCCCTCGATTACAAAACCTCTCGCTAGTTAATAATCgcttttcaaaaatcaaagtttttgaaacttgGAGACACAAGCTAAATTTTCTTCGCGAGCTTGTACTTTTCAATAATCCATTAGTGCAAACAACCAATCCCACTGAAATACAGAGTATTAAACTAGAGTTGATGAAAAGTTTTCCCAGGCTCGTTGTGTTGAATGGAGAAGTTTTGAGAAATGAACAAATTCTTAATGTCAATACTACATTCCCATTTGAGAACCCACAAACAATGTTTTTCCAAGACGATGAAGTGaaaacaatatcaacaaatttCATAACTAATTATTTGAACTTATGGGATAGTGATCGTGCCAATTTAATGGTGCTCTACCAAGGCGAATCACAATTCTCCATGCAGTTAGACTCGTCACACCCATTCTTGATAGATGATTCCAATAGCAACGCATCAACAGATTATGGAAACTACCTCAGCAACTCGAGAAATTTGGCGCGTATTTCATCAGCAAAAACGCGAACGGATAAAGTAGCCAAAGGTCCTGAAGCCATATATAAACAATTTCAGCAGTTGCCAAAGACAAAACATGATATAGCGAATAAACCCGAGGAATTTAGTATGGAATGCTACAAGTTCGCACCTCTTGGTGGTATCTTGATAACTATACATGGTTCATTCGAAGAGACTGCGCAACCAGAGGTTCATGGACACCAAGATTCGCATTCTAGAGGCGGTAATTCAAATCGATATCAAAGTTATAACCGGCCCAAGAAGGTTGCATTgtcaaagaaaaactttGATAGGACATTCTTGGTTTTCCCTGGTCCTAATGGGAGTATGATTGTGGCAAGTGATTTGCTTTTGATAAGACCCTATACGTCTGATTCACCATGGAAGCAACAGCCACAACAGCCACAACAGCCACAGCAGTTGCAACAAGCACAACAAgcacaacaaacacaagTACAAGTACCCAACCCAATACATCCGTCTCCAGTAGGTGCTCCACAACTCAACGCAATACCTCCAATCGCTGGTTTGAGTCCTCAACCAGTACCATCAACGAATGGTGGTGTTAATGccggtgttggtgttggagCTGGCGCACCTTCTGCCACACCTACTGTGAATGACCTCCCCGCAGAGTTAAAGACCAGGTTGCAACCTTTGCAACAAGAAGTATTAGTAAAGATAATTCTCGAGACGAAACTTAATTTACAATACGCATTGATGCTCTGTGAGCAAAGTGCATGGAATTACGAGCAAAGCATAGTGAATTTTAAAAACTCGGCAGGCTCTTTACCAAGTGACGCGTTTGTTTAGTCTAATCTTATCTAATCTAATCTGGGTAACAGTACGTACATACGAAGAATATTTAAAAGAtacaataaaaataaaccCGAAGTAGtattgaataaataaacaaaataaataaaagtaaaaaaagaatgaaattaTTAAATTAAATGTCAAAGAAGACTTTGACAACTGTCGAAGTTGATGTATAATATT
It encodes the following:
- the MEX67 gene encoding nuclear mRNA export, poly(A)+RNA binding protein (BUSCO:EOG09263MNN), which produces MSYRGRGRGGGYNNNYHNSQGRNSSANYQQNVDSFAAANAYPIEIMGWNGASSTECINFISRKCKVTVSNYSVDKNTGVLRGYVRNESQANELVNWSGVKFAGQSLRFTKGPSALSDKMGGNSSTGSGSTIETITNFLKSRYQPELRMLNLSSVKQDPNLNNQGFFGSVSLTSKFFPALMKIASDLKLDVVSVDLSNNELSDLLSLSSMAQTFPRLQNLSLVNNRFSKIKVFETWRHKLNFLRELVLFNNPLVQTTNPTEIQSIKLELMKSFPRLVVLNGEVLRNEQILNVNTTFPFENPQTMFFQDDEVKTISTNFITNYLNLWDSDRANLMVLYQGESQFSMQLDSSHPFLIDDSNSNASTDYGNYLSNSRNLARISSAKTRTDKVAKGPEAIYKQFQQLPKTKHDIANKPEEFSMECYKFAPLGGILITIHGSFEETAQPEVHGHQDSHSRGGNSNRYQSYNRPKKVALSKKNFDRTFLVFPGPNGSMIVASDLLLIRPYTSDSPWKQQPQQPQQPQQLQQAQQAQQTQVQVPNPIHPSPVGAPQLNAIPPIAGLSPQPVPSTNGGVNAGVGVGAGAPSATPTVNDLPAELKTRLQPLQQEVLVKIILETKLNLQYALMLCEQSAWNYEQSIVNFKNSAGSLPSDAFV